Sequence from the Symbiopectobacterium purcellii genome:
AGGGCAGCATATCAAGCTGCTGGGCCGCGTGGCCGAAGTGTAGTGCATCTGCCACCGCAATAAAGCAGCGCAACTGGCGGAGTTCCATGGGCAACCCTCAGTAGTAGGTAGAGCGAGCGCGTAGATAATAGCGCCGTTTTTAGCCTGAACAAGCGGTGAAAAAACGCTCACGTTGTTGGCGGTGATCCCTATCACAGAACCGTAAGACGCAAAACGGGGGAGATTGTTAATAACCCGTATCTCAGCTGTGTGTTTTTATCGCATTTCCACATTAAAAATAGGTGAATATTGATCGCCATCATCGAATTCAGCACCGCCCTGATGACGCCGCTGGATTATGCAAATTATTTATATAATCCCAGGTGAATGATCCCGCCACGGTTCTGACGCATAGTCTGATCAGAAATAACGTGTATTAACCAGTCTTATTATTTTTTTCCTACTCTTACCCTATTATTCTGGAATGCATAATGAAAACAGATATTGAAAGTGTGACGCTGAAAAAGATCACCTGGCGGATTATACCCTATGTCATGGTGGTTTATTTTGTCGGCTTTTTTGACCGTATTAATATTGGTTTTGCCGCGTTAACCATGAATCAGGATTTAGGTTTTTCCGATGCGGTTTTTGGTTTGGGTGCGGGTTTATTTTTTCTCGGTTATTTTCTTACGGATGTACCTTCTAACATTATTTTGCAGAAAGTCGGTCCACGTATTTGGCTGACGCGTATTTTGTTGAGCTGGGCCGTGATCACCGCATTTATGATTACTGTGAAAACCGTAGAAGGTTTTTATATTCTGCGTTTTTTGCTGGGTGTCGCGGAAGCCGGTTCTTTCTCCGGCATTATTCTCTACCTCAGCACCTGGTTTCCAATGAAACGGCGGGCGCAGATGATCGCCCTGTTTATGGCCGCCGCCCCGATTTCTGCGATGGTTGGCTCACCGCTGGCAGGGGCTATTCTTAGCGCGCACGGTGCGCTTGGTCTGGCGGGCTGGCAGTTAATGTTCCTGATTTGTACCGTCGCGGCGACCCTAATGGGGGTGTTTACCTGATTCTATGTTAACGACAAGCCGGAGAAAAACCGCTGGTTGACGGCGGAAGAAACCCAGTGGTTGGTGGCGACGCTGGCGGCGGAAAAACAGAACAAAGGTGACGTAGTTAAAGTCAGTATCTGGAAAGGGCTGACGGATATTCGTGTTCTGACGCTGGCGGTGGTCTATTTCGGCACCTCTGCCGGGCTTTATTCTCTCAATATCTGGTCGCCGCAGTTCATTAAATCCTTTGGTTTGAGCACCATGGAGATTGGCCTTGTCAATGCGGTGCCTTCGGCCATGGCCGCGATTGCGATGGTACTGTGGGCGCGTCATTCCGATAAAACCAAAGAGCGCACCTGGCATGTGGTGAGCGCCTGCTTACTGGCGAGCACCGGGTTTGTGCTGGCGGGCTGGGCGCAGTCGTTACCGTTGGCGATTGCCGCACTTATCATGGCCAATATGGGAATTTCTTCCTGTAAACCGCCGATCTGGAGTATCCCGTCGCTTTTCTTGAGCGGGCCTGCCGCTGCTGCCGGACTGGCTGCCATCAACTCTATCGGTAATCTGGGCGGCTTTGCGGGCCCCGCGCTGATCGGCTGGCTGAAAAGCAACACCGGTAGCTTTTCCATTGCGCTGTATTGCGTCGCGGGCATGTTGGTGGTTTCCGCGCTATTAACCCTGTCTATTGAAGTGCGTCGTCGTCGTGACGAAGCAAAACTTGAATTAACCCATTCAACGAAATAAAGCCGTATCTGTTTTTTATTGGAGGTTGTGTGATGTCTCAAAATGATGTGTCGACATTGACAGAGATAATGACCCGCTTTACCGGGTACGTTGGCAAACGCCTGCCAACCGATGTCATCAAGAAACTGGAAGAATTACGCAGTAAGGAAAAAGATGAACTGTCGCTTGCCAAAGTGGTTTATGACTCGATGTTTGAAAACCAAAAGCAAGCGGATCTATTAGACCGCCCCTGTTGTCAGGATACTGGCGTTATTCAGTATTTTATTACAGCAGGCGCGGCATTCCCTTATTTGGGCGAACTGGAAGGCATATTACAGACGGCTACCGAAGAAGCCACGAAAAAAGCGCCATTACGCCATAATGCGGTCGAAACCTTTATTGAGAAAAATACCGGTACTAATACCGGATCGCGTATTCCGTGGCTCGATTGGGAAATAATTCCTCATGATGATAGCTGCACCATTGAAGTCTATATGGCGGGGGGCGGCTGTTCATTGCCGGGGGCCGCGAAAGTATTGATGCCGGGCCAGGGCTATGAAGGTGTTAACCAGTTCGTGTTTGATGTGATCACCTCTTACGGCGTGAATGCCTGTCCGCCACTGCTGGTTGGCGTCGGGGTCTCGACGTCGGTGGAGACGGCGGCGCGTCTGTCGAAAAAAGCGATTCTACGCCCGGTGGATTCGTCACACCCCAATGCTGATGCGGCGAAGATGGAGAAACTGCTGGAAGAGGGGCTGAACAGCGTGGGTCTGGGACCACAAGGACTGGGCGGAGCCTCATCGGTGATGGGGGTCAATATCGAGTCCTCTGCGCGTCACCCTTCCACCATTGGCGTGGCGGTGTCGACTGGATGCTGGGCGCACCGTCGCGGCACCATCCGCTTCTCTGCTGATTTGTCCTATGAAATTCTTTCCCATAAAGGCGCCGTACTATGAAAAAAGTGCTTACTACCCCGATTAGCGACGAGGCGTTGGCCGAACTGAACATTGGTGACGTGGTGTACCTGACCGGTACGCTGGTGACCTGCCGCGACGTTGCTCACCGCCGTCTGATTGAGCTGGGCCGCGAATTGCCGGTCGATCTGCGTGGTGGCGCCATTTTCCACGCCGGGCCGATTGTGGTGGAAAAGGACGACGGCAGCTTTGAAATGATCTCCATCGGGCCAACCACCAGCATGCGCATGGAAAAATTCGAGAAAGAGTTTATCGAACAAACCGGCGTGAAGCTGATTGTCGGTAAAGGCGGCATGGGGCCGAACACCGAAGAGGGCTGCAAAACCTTCAAGGCGGTGCACGCCGTGTTCCCCGGCGGCTGTGCGGTGCTTGCCGCGACCTGCGTTGAAGAGATTGAGGATGCCCAGTGGCGCGATCTTGGCATGCCCGAAACGTTGTGGGTAAACCGGGTGAAAGCCTTTGGCCCGTTGATTATCTCGATCGACACCCACGGTAATAACCTGTTCGAGCAAAACAAGAAGGTCTACAACGCGCGCAAAGCGCCGGTGATTGCGGCCATCAACTAGCAGATTCGTTTTATCAAATAAGTTCTGGCGCGCTGCGCCAGTCTGAAACATTGAAGGTAACCTATGAAACTGGCAAGTTTTATTAACCCGGAAACCCGGCAAAAAACCTATGGGCGCATCGATGCTGACGGCATCATCGATCTGGGGCGGCGCTTTTCCGACATCTATGCGGATATTCCCGCGGCACTGCGCGCCGGTGCCTTGAAACAGTTTGAGGCGGTGCAGGGCGCGCCGGACTTTCGCTTTGAGCAGGTCACCTTTTTGCCGGTGATCGAACAGCCGGGAAAAATTCTGTGTGTTGGCATGAACTACATGGAAAAACGCATCGAATTCCAACAGACCGTTGACGCGCCAACCCTGTTTATCCGTTTTGCCGATACGCTGTCTGCCCACCGTCAGCCGCTGATGAAGCCGGAATCGAGCAACGAGTTTGACTATGAAGGTGAACTGGCCGTGGTGATCGGTCAACACGCGGATAACGTCAGTTGTGAAGCGGCGCTGGACGTGGTGGCAGGCTACAGCTGCTTTATGGATGGCTCGGTGCGCGATATGCAATACACCTGGTTTACCTCCGGCAAAAACTGGCGCCATACCGGCGGGTTTGGTCCCTGGATGGTCACCGCAGACGAGATTGGCGATCCGCAACAGCTGGATATCAGCACCTTCCTGAACGGTGTGCGCGTGCAGCATGATACCACCAACAATATGGTGCGCTCCGTGGCGGAGCTGATTGCCTACATTTCACGCTTTACGCCGCTGGCACCGGGGGACGTTATCATCACCGGTTCACCGGGGGGCGTGGGGAAAAAACGCACGCCGCCGCTGTTTATGAAAGCAGGTGATGTGGTGGAAGTGGAAATCAGCCAGATTGGGCGGCTGGTGAATACGGTTGCCGCAGAGCGTGATGTGTTGGCCTACGCCTGAGGCGGCTCCCAGCGTGGTCTGGGAGCCTGTGCGCTAAAACTGTGTCCAGTTCTCCCGGCTGCCCTGTGGTAGCGGGAGTTCGCGCGCTGGCGGGGAGCTTTGGGGCGTGGTGTGGGGCGGTAATGCCTTGCTGCTTGAGGCAATACGGAACATTTGCATCAGTGCTACCAGGTTGGCTGCCTGATCGTTCAGGCTTCCGGCCGCGCTGGCCGACTGTTCGACCAACGCGGCATTTTGTTGAGTCACGCGATCGAGCTGGTTGATTGCGCTGTGAACCTGCTCGATGCCCGACTCCTGTTCCCGCGTGGTTCCCCCGATGGTGGCGATCAGGTGGGCGACTTCACTTGCCTGAGCCACCAACGATGCAATGGTACTACCGGTCTCTTCAACCAGCGTAGATCCGGCATTCACGGTTTCGACGCTGTTATGGATCAGCGTTTTGATTTCCTTGGCGGCGGAGGCCGAGCGCTGCGCCAGTGAGCGAACCTCACCGGCCACCACGGCAAAACCGCGCCCTTGCTCGCCCGCACGGGCGGCCTCGACGGCGGCGTTTAGCGCCAGAATATTGGTTTGAAACGCAATGCCATCAATTACGCCGATAATATCGCTGATTTGGCCGGAACTGGCGGTAATGGCTTTCATGGTCGCCACGATCTGGTTAACGGCTTCTCCGCCTTTCGCCGCTGTGGCACTGGCCTGATTAGCGAGCTGTGTGGCGCTGTGTACCGCATCGGCGTTTTGACGTACCGCCTGGCTTATCTGTTCCATTGCGGCGGCAGTTTGCTGCAAATTTGCCGCCTGCTCTTCTGTGCGTTGGCTCAGATCGGTACTGCCGATGGCAATCTCGCTGGAGCCGGTGGCGATGGATTCGCTACTGTGCCGCACCTGCTCCACCATGGCGCTCAAACTGTTACGCATGGTGTTCATGGCGGCCAGCATGCTGCTGCTGTCGTTAGCGCGCAAGGTAATCGCTGTGGCTAAATCACCTTGAGCGACTTGCTGAGTAATGAGGGTTGCATAGGCCGGTTCGCCACCCAGTTGTTTTTTCAAGGTATAGGCTATCAGGAAGGCGATCAGCGCACCCAGCACCGTTGCCAGCAGCGCCAGAAGTAACATCAGGTTTCCACCATTGCTGGCCTGCGCCATGGCTTGTTGGGCCAGCTTTATCGCCTGAGCTTTTTGCAGTTCAATCATTTCATCCAGCGTTTTGAACACCGGTAACTGCGCGCGCCGCATCTCATCCAGCTTCATTTTTTCTTCCGCGTTATCGCTGAGTTCTCGGGCAACGGCTTCGCTGACCGCTTTCATATAGGCTGGGAGTACCTGACCAAGCTGTGCCAACAGTGCTTTCCCGGCGGGAATGCTGGCATTGTGGTTCAATGTTTCCAGTAGCTCAGTATTCCGGGCAATCGTAAGGTCAATCACCCGCTTCTCTTCCAGTTTACGGGCACGATCCTGATACAGCGCCATATTGCGCACGGAACGGGCGACGGCATCAAATCCGGTTTTTAATTCCTGCGTGATTAACAGATTATTAAGCGAACGGTTGGCGAGCAGTTCAATATCTTTACCCAGTGAAATCAACTGAGAGCGACCAAGAATGGCCACGCACACGCTGATGATAATCACTGACGCAAAGCCCGAGCCCAACATGGTGTTGACTTTCATCTTTTTAATAAATTGCATAAGTGTCCCTATTCCTTATATACCCGTCATACTTCAAGTTGCAGGTGCGTTGGCTGCGTTCACTCACCCGAATCACTTACCGGAGTAAGCTCATCGGGATTCCTTCACTTGCCGCCTTCCTGCTACTCGAATTATTTAGAGTAAAGCGTCCTGATGTGTGGCTGCGTCCTTAACGCGCGTCTTGTGCGTGATTATTAATGAATATTTGCTGAAAAGATAAGCGTGATAAAAAGCGGTAAATAATAGAATGGGGCGTCCGCTTGGTTTAGTGCGGAAAGATATTGTGCTGTATTAAGGAAAATCGTTTCTGGTGCACGGGCCTGCGCTTCATTTAATTTTGCTTAGTGAGTGATAATATAAACTATCAAAAAAGCGTACTTTTTACTGGTGTGAAACTCCCGCCATTAAATACCGTGTCGGGAGCCGTAGTGATTAGGTTAGAAACGTTCCCACTGTGCACCCTGCATTAGCTTGGGCGTTGGCGTTATGATGGTTTTTACAGGTGCCTGCGGCGCTAACGATTGGCGTTGTACATGACTGCCCGCGCGCAAGCGAAATACGTGCATCAAATCAACCAGACTGGCCGATTGTTCGTTAAGGCTGTCAGCGGCGCTGGCAGATTCTTCCACCAGCGCGGCATTTTGCTGTGTGACCTGATCGAGCTGTGCGATGCCCGCTTCCTGTTCCTGCGTGGTAACGCCGATTTCGGCAATCAGGTTTGCGACGCTATGGGCCTGACGCACGGATGCCTCAAGGGTGGCTCCCGCATGTTCAACCTGCTGTGAGCCGCTACCCACCTTCTCAACGCTATCGCTAATCAGCGTTTTGATCTCTTTGGCCGCAGACGCAGAACGTTGCGCCAGTGAACGAACTTCTCCGGCAACCACGGCAAAGCCGCGCCCTTGCTCCCCGGCGCGCGCTGCTTCGACCGCCGCGTTCAGCGCCAGAATATTGGTCTGAAAAGCAATGCCGTCAATAACCCCGATAATATCGCCAATCTTGCTGGAACTGGCGGCGATATCCTTCATGGTTGACACAATATGATTGACGGCTTCACCGCTCTGGGCGGCAGTGGTGCTGGC
This genomic interval carries:
- the ttdA gene encoding L(+)-tartrate dehydratase subunit alpha, whose protein sequence is MSQNDVSTLTEIMTRFTGYVGKRLPTDVIKKLEELRSKEKDELSLAKVVYDSMFENQKQADLLDRPCCQDTGVIQYFITAGAAFPYLGELEGILQTATEEATKKAPLRHNAVETFIEKNTGTNTGSRIPWLDWEIIPHDDSCTIEVYMAGGGCSLPGAAKVLMPGQGYEGVNQFVFDVITSYGVNACPPLLVGVGVSTSVETAARLSKKAILRPVDSSHPNADAAKMEKLLEEGLNSVGLGPQGLGGASSVMGVNIESSARHPSTIGVAVSTGCWAHRRGTIRFSADLSYEILSHKGAVL
- the ttdB gene encoding L(+)-tartrate dehydratase subunit beta, coding for MKKVLTTPISDEALAELNIGDVVYLTGTLVTCRDVAHRRLIELGRELPVDLRGGAIFHAGPIVVEKDDGSFEMISIGPTTSMRMEKFEKEFIEQTGVKLIVGKGGMGPNTEEGCKTFKAVHAVFPGGCAVLAATCVEEIEDAQWRDLGMPETLWVNRVKAFGPLIISIDTHGNNLFEQNKKVYNARKAPVIAAIN
- a CDS encoding fumarylacetoacetate hydrolase family protein gives rise to the protein MKLASFINPETRQKTYGRIDADGIIDLGRRFSDIYADIPAALRAGALKQFEAVQGAPDFRFEQVTFLPVIEQPGKILCVGMNYMEKRIEFQQTVDAPTLFIRFADTLSAHRQPLMKPESSNEFDYEGELAVVIGQHADNVSCEAALDVVAGYSCFMDGSVRDMQYTWFTSGKNWRHTGGFGPWMVTADEIGDPQQLDISTFLNGVRVQHDTTNNMVRSVAELIAYISRFTPLAPGDVIITGSPGGVGKKRTPPLFMKAGDVVEVEISQIGRLVNTVAAERDVLAYA
- a CDS encoding methyl-accepting chemotaxis protein; the encoded protein is MQFIKKMKVNTMLGSGFASVIIISVCVAILGRSQLISLGKDIELLANRSLNNLLITQELKTGFDAVARSVRNMALYQDRARKLEEKRVIDLTIARNTELLETLNHNASIPAGKALLAQLGQVLPAYMKAVSEAVARELSDNAEEKMKLDEMRRAQLPVFKTLDEMIELQKAQAIKLAQQAMAQASNGGNLMLLLALLATVLGALIAFLIAYTLKKQLGGEPAYATLITQQVAQGDLATAITLRANDSSSMLAAMNTMRNSLSAMVEQVRHSSESIATGSSEIAIGSTDLSQRTEEQAANLQQTAAAMEQISQAVRQNADAVHSATQLANQASATAAKGGEAVNQIVATMKAITASSGQISDIIGVIDGIAFQTNILALNAAVEAARAGEQGRGFAVVAGEVRSLAQRSASAAKEIKTLIHNSVETVNAGSTLVEETGSTIASLVAQASEVAHLIATIGGTTREQESGIEQVHSAINQLDRVTQQNAALVEQSASAAGSLNDQAANLVALMQMFRIASSSKALPPHTTPQSSPPARELPLPQGSRENWTQF